The following are encoded in a window of Kogia breviceps isolate mKogBre1 chromosome 12, mKogBre1 haplotype 1, whole genome shotgun sequence genomic DNA:
- the TNS2 gene encoding tensin-2 isoform X7, with the protein MGSPQTREEGVQPSVPGGAAPCIFKPRKTEPHSFREKVFRKKAPVCAVCKVTIDGTGVSCRVCKVATHRKCEAKVTSSCQALPPTELRRNTAPVRRIEHLGSTKSLNYSKQRSTLPRSFSLDPLMERRWDLDLTYVTERILAAAFPARPDEQRHRGHLRELAHVLQSKHRDKYLLFNLSEKRHDLTHLNPKVQDFGWPELHAPPLDKLCSICKAMEMWLSADPQHVVVLYCKGSKGKLGVIVSAYMHYSKISAGADQALATLTMRKFCEDKVASELQPSQHRYISYFSGLLSGSIRMNSSPLFLHYVLVPMLPAFEPGMGFQPFLKIYQSMQLVYTSGIYHVTGPGPQQLCISLEPALLLKGDVMVTCYHRGSRGTDRTLVFRVQFHTCTIHGPRLTFPKDQLDEAWTDERFPFQASVEFVFSSSPEKIKGSTPRNEPSVSVDYNTAEPAVRWDSYENFNLHHEDSVDDSVIHTRGPLDGSPYAQVQRAPRQTPPAPSPELPPPPLLSVSSDSGHSSTLTTEPAAESPGRPPPTAAERQELERLLGGCGVAAGGRGAGRETAILDDEEQPPAGGGPRLGMYSGHRPGLSRHCSCRQGYREPCGVPNGGYYRPEGTLERRRLAFGAYEGPPQGYAEASVEKRRLCRSLSEGPYPYLPELGKPANGDFGYRAPGYREVVILEDPGLPALCSCPACEEKLALPTAALYGLRLEREAGEGWANEAGKSLLHPVRPGHPLPLLVPACGHHHAPVPDYSCLKPPKAGEEGHEGCSYAMCPEGRYGHPGYPALVTYSYGGAVPSYCPAYGRAPHSCGSPGEGRRYPSSGAHSPRAGSISPGSPPYPQSRNLSYEIPAEEGGDRYPPPGHLVPAGPLASAESPEPVSWREGPSGHSTLPRSPRDAQCSASSELSGPSTPLHTSSPVQGKESARRQDTRSPTLAPTQRLSPGEALPPASQGGAERAPELPARSGPEPPAPGPFSPASPPSSPNDWPQERSPGGRSDSASPRGPVPTTLPGLRHTPWQALRDSPDSPDGSPLTPVPTQMPWLVASPEPPRSSPIPAFPLAASYDISGPTQPPLPEKRHLLGPGPQPGPWGPEQASPPARGTSHHVTFAPLLPDNAPHPPEPPMQESQSNVKFVQDTSKFWYKPHLSRDQAIALLKDKDPGAFLIRDSHSFQGAYGLALKVATPPPSAQPWKGDPLEQLVRHFLIETGPKGVKIKGCPSEPYFGSLSALVSQHSISPLSLPCCLRIPSKDPLEEAPEAPVPANMSTAADLLRQGAACSVLYLTSVETESLTGPQAVARASSAALSCSPRPTPVIVHFKVSAQGITLTDNQRKLFFRRHYPVNSITFASTDPQDRRWTNPDGTTSKIFGFVAKKPGSPWENVCHLFAELDPDQPAGAIVTFITKVLLGQRK; encoded by the exons ATGGGATCACCCCAGACCAGGGAAGAGGGGGTTCAGCCTTCCGTGCCAGGAGGGGCTGCCCCTTGCATATTTAAG CCTAGGAAAACTGAGCCACATAGCTTCCGGGAGAAGGTTTTCCGGAAGAAAGCACCGGTCTGTGCAGTGTGTAAGGTGACCATCGATGGGACAGGCGTCTCGTGCCGAG TCTGCAAGGTGGCGACACACAGAAAATGTGAAGCAAAG GTGACTTCCTCCTGTCAGGCCTTGCCTCCCACGGAGCTG CGGAGAAACACGGCCCCTGTGAGGCGCATAGAGCACCTG GGATCCACCAAGTCTCTGAACTACTCAAAGCAACGCAGCACTCTGCCCAG GAGCTTCAGCCTGGATCCTCTCATGGAGCGCCGCTGGGACTTGGACCTCACCTACGTGACTGAGCGGATCCTGGCCGCCGCCTTCCCCGCGCGGCCCGACGAGCAGCGACACCGAGGCCACCTGCGCGAACTGGCTCACGTGCTGCAATCCAAGCACCGCGACAAGTACCTG CTCTTCAACCTTTCAGAGAAAAGACATGACCTGACCCACCTAAACCCCAAG GTCCAGGACTTTGGCTGGCCTGAGCTGCACGCGCCCCCACTGGACAAGCTGTGCTCCATCTGCAAAGCCATGGAGATGTGGCTCAGTGCCGACCCGCAGCACGTGGTCGTACTGTACTGCAAG GGGAGCAAGGGTAAGCTCGGGGTCATCGTCTCTGCCTACATGCACTACAGCAAGATCTCTGCAGG GGCAGACCAGGCGCTGGCTACCCTTACCATGAGGAAGTTCTGTGAGGACAAGGTGGCCTCGGAGCTGCAGCCCTCCCAGCACCG GTATATCAGCTACTTCAGTGGTCTGCTGTCCGGCTCCATCAGAATGAACAGCAGCCCCCTCTTCCTGCACTATGTGCTCGTGCCCATGCTGCCAGCCTTTGAACCTGGCATGG GTTTCCAGCCCTTCCTCAAGATCTACCAGTCCATGCAGCTTGTCTACACATCTGGAATCTA tcATGTCACAGGCCCTGGTCCCCAGCAGCTTTGCATTAGCCTGGAGCCAGCTCTCCTCCTCAAAGGCGATGTCATG gTGACGTGCTATCACAGGGGTAGCCGGGGGACTGACCGGACCCTCGTGTTCCGAGTCCAGTTCCACACGTGTACTATCCATGGACCACGGCTCACCTTCCCCAAGGACCAGCTGGACGAGGCCTGGACCG ACGAGAGGTTCCCCTTCCAAGCCTCGGTGGAGTTCGTCTTCTCCTCTAGCCCAGAGAAGATCAAAG GCAGCACGCCACGGAACGAGCCCTCGGTCTCTGTTGACTACAACACGGCAGAGCCTGCCGTGCGCTGGGACTCCTACGAGAACTTCAACCTGCACCACGAAGACAGTgtggatg ACTCCGTCATCCATACCCGGGGACCCCTGGATGGCAGTCCTTACGCCCAGGTGCAGCGGGCCCCCCGCCAGACCCCGCCGGCGCCCTCTCCGGagctgcccccgcccccgctgcTCTCTGTCAGCAGCGATTCTGGCCATTCATCCACGCTGACCACCGAGCCAGCCGCTGAGTCCCCTGGCCGGCCACCCCCGACAGCTGCCGAGAGGCAGGAGCTGGAGCGCCTCCTGGGGGGCTGTGGAGTGGCCGCTGGGGGCCGGGGAGCTGGGCGTGAGACGGCCATCCTCGatgatgaagagcagcccccggcGGGCGGAGGCCCCCGCCTTGGAATGTATTCGGGAcacaggcctggcctcagccGCCACTGCTCCTGCCGCCAGGGCTACCGGGAACCCTGCGGGGTCCCCAATGGGGGCTACTACCGGCCAGAGGGGACCCTGGAGAGGCGGCGGCTGGCCTTCGGGGCCTACGAGGGGCCCCCACAGGGCTATGCTGAGGCCTCCGTGGAGAAGAGGCGCCTCTGCCGATCGCTGTCCGAGGGGCCGTACCCTTACCTGCCTGAGCTGGGGAAACCGGCCAATGGGGACTTCGGCTACCGCGCCCCAGGCTACCGGGAGGTGGTGATCCTGGAGGACCCTGGGCTGCCTGCCCTGTGCTCATGCCCCGCCTGTGAGGAGAAGCTAGCGCTGCCCACGGCAGCCCTCTATGGGCTGCGCCTggagagggaggctggagaggggtGGGCGAATGAGGCTGGCAAGTCCCTCCTGCACCCGGTGCGACCTGGGCACCCGCTGCCCCTGCTGGTGCCTGCCTGCGGGCACCACCATGCCCCAGTGCCTGACTACAGCTGCCTGAAGCCACCCAAGGCAGGCGAGGAAGGGCATGAGGGCTGCTCCTATGCCATGTGCCCCGAAGGCAGGTATGGGCATCCAGGGTACCCTGCCCTGGTGACATACAGCTATGGAGGAGCGGTTCCCAGTTACTGCCCAGCGTATGGCCGGGCGCCTCACAGCTGCGGGTCTCCAGGTGAGGGCAGAAGGTATCCCAGCTCTGGTGCCCACTCCCCCCGGGCTGGCTCCATTTCCCCCGGCAGCCCGCCCTACCCCCAATCCAGGAACCTCAGCTACGAGATCcctgcagaggagggaggggacaggtATCCGCCGCCCGGGCACCTGGTCCCAGCAGGACCCTTGGCATCTGCAG AGTCGCCGGAGCCCGTGTCCTGGAGGGAGGGCCCCAGTGGGCACAGCACCCTGCCTCGGTCTCCCCGAGATGCCCAGTGCAGTGCCTCTTCTGAGCTGTCTGGTCCCTCCACGCCCCTGCACACCAGCAGCCCAGTCCAGGGCAAGGAGAG CGCCCGACGGCAGGACACTAGGTCCCCCACCTTGGCGCCCACTCAGAGACTGAGTCCCGGAGAGGCCTTGCCACCTGCCTCCCAGGGAGGAGCTGAAAGAGCTCCAGAGCTGCCAGCAAGAAGTGGGCCTGAGCCTCCGGCCCCTGGtcccttctccccagcctccccgccCAGCTCACCCAACGACTGGCCTCAGGAGAGGAGCCCGGGGGGCCGTTCGGACAGCGCCAGTCCGAGGGGCCCTGTACCCACCACCCTGCCCGGCCTCCGCCACACCCCCTGGCAGGCCCTTCGAGACTCCCCGGACAGCCCAGACGGGTCCCCCCTCACCCCTGTGCCTACTCAGATGCCCTGGCTTGTGGCCAGCCCAGAGCCGCCTAGGAGCTCACCCATACCTGCCTTCCCTCTGGCTGCATCTTATGACATCAGtggccccacccagcccccactTCCCGAGAAGCGCCACCTGCTGGGGCCTGGGCCACAGCCGGGACCCTGGGGCCCAGAGCAGGCATCACCACCAGCCAGAGGCACGAGTCACCATGTCACTTTTGCACCTCTGCTCCCGGATAATGCCCCCCATCCCCCAG AGCCCCCTATGCAAGAGAGCCAGAGCAACGTCAAGTTTGTCCAGGATACGTCCAAGTTCTGGTATAAGCCACACCTGTCCCGTGACCAAG CCATTGCCCTGCTGAAGGACAAGGACCCTGGGGCCTTCTTGATCAGGGACAGTCATTCATTCCAAGGAGCCTATGGGCTGGCTCTCAAGGTGGCTACGCCCCCACCCAGCGCCCAGCCCTGGAAAG gggaCCCCTTGGAACAGCTGGTCCGCCATTTTCTCATTGAGACTGGGCCCAAAGGGGTGAAGATCAAGGGCTGCCCCAGCGAGCCCTACTTTG GCAGCCTGTCGGCCCTGGTCTCCCAGCACTCCATCTCCCCGctgtccctgccctgctgcctgCGCATTCCCAGCAAAG ATCCTCTGGAGGAGGCCCCAGAGGCCCCAGTGCCCGCCAACATGAGCACAGCAGCAGACCTTCTGCGTCAGGGCGCCG cctGCAGTGTGCTCTACCTGACCTCAGTGGAGACGGAGTCGCTGACAGGCCCCCAAGCGGTGGCGCGGGCCAGCTCCGCAGCTCTGAGCTGCAGCCCCCGCCCCACGCCAGTCATTGTCCACTTCAAGGTCTCAGCCCAGGGCATCACGCTGACAGACAACCAGAGGAA GCTCTTCTTTCGCCGCCATTATCCAGTGAACAGCATCACCTTCGCCAGCACTGACCCTCAGGACCGGAG ATGGACCAACCCGGACGGGACCACCTCCAA GATCTTTGGTTTCGTGGCCAAGAAGCCGGGAAGCCCCTGGGAGAATGTGTGTCACCTCTTTGCAGAGCTTGACCCAGATCAGCCTGCAGGCGCCATTGTCACCTTCATCACCAAAGTTTTGCTGGGccagagaaaatga
- the TNS2 gene encoding tensin-2 isoform X5 → MGSPQTREEGVQPSVPGGAAPCIFKPRKTEPHSFREKVFRKKAPVCAVCKVTIDGTGVSCRVCKVATHRKCEAKVTSSCQALPPTELRRNTAPVRRIEHLGSTKSLNYSKQRSTLPRLRLLPRSFSLDPLMERRWDLDLTYVTERILAAAFPARPDEQRHRGHLRELAHVLQSKHRDKYLLFNLSEKRHDLTHLNPKVQDFGWPELHAPPLDKLCSICKAMEMWLSADPQHVVVLYCKGSKGKLGVIVSAYMHYSKISAGADQALATLTMRKFCEDKVASELQPSQHRYISYFSGLLSGSIRMNSSPLFLHYVLVPMLPAFEPGMGFQPFLKIYQSMQLVYTSGIYHVTGPGPQQLCISLEPALLLKGDVMVTCYHRGSRGTDRTLVFRVQFHTCTIHGPRLTFPKDQLDEAWTDERFPFQASVEFVFSSSPEKIKGSTPRNEPSVSVDYNTAEPAVRWDSYENFNLHHEDSVDDSVIHTRGPLDGSPYAQVQRAPRQTPPAPSPELPPPPLLSVSSDSGHSSTLTTEPAAESPGRPPPTAAERQELERLLGGCGVAAGGRGAGRETAILDDEEQPPAGGGPRLGMYSGHRPGLSRHCSCRQGYREPCGVPNGGYYRPEGTLERRRLAFGAYEGPPQGYAEASVEKRRLCRSLSEGPYPYLPELGKPANGDFGYRAPGYREVVILEDPGLPALCSCPACEEKLALPTAALYGLRLEREAGEGWANEAGKSLLHPVRPGHPLPLLVPACGHHHAPVPDYSCLKPPKAGEEGHEGCSYAMCPEGRYGHPGYPALVTYSYGGAVPSYCPAYGRAPHSCGSPGEGRRYPSSGAHSPRAGSISPGSPPYPQSRNLSYEIPAEEGGDRYPPPGHLVPAGPLASAESPEPVSWREGPSGHSTLPRSPRDAQCSASSELSGPSTPLHTSSPVQGKESARRQDTRSPTLAPTQRLSPGEALPPASQGGAERAPELPARSGPEPPAPGPFSPASPPSSPNDWPQERSPGGRSDSASPRGPVPTTLPGLRHTPWQALRDSPDSPDGSPLTPVPTQMPWLVASPEPPRSSPIPAFPLAASYDISGPTQPPLPEKRHLLGPGPQPGPWGPEQASPPARGTSHHVTFAPLLPDNAPHPPEPPMQESQSNVKFVQDTSKFWYKPHLSRDQAIALLKDKDPGAFLIRDSHSFQGAYGLALKVATPPPSAQPWKGDPLEQLVRHFLIETGPKGVKIKGCPSEPYFGSLSALVSQHSISPLSLPCCLRIPSKDPLEEAPEAPVPANMSTAADLLRQGAACSVLYLTSVETESLTGPQAVARASSAALSCSPRPTPVIVHFKVSAQGITLTDNQRKLFFRRHYPVNSITFASTDPQDRRWTNPDGTTSKIFGFVAKKPGSPWENVCHLFAELDPDQPAGAIVTFITKVLLGQRK, encoded by the exons ATGGGATCACCCCAGACCAGGGAAGAGGGGGTTCAGCCTTCCGTGCCAGGAGGGGCTGCCCCTTGCATATTTAAG CCTAGGAAAACTGAGCCACATAGCTTCCGGGAGAAGGTTTTCCGGAAGAAAGCACCGGTCTGTGCAGTGTGTAAGGTGACCATCGATGGGACAGGCGTCTCGTGCCGAG TCTGCAAGGTGGCGACACACAGAAAATGTGAAGCAAAG GTGACTTCCTCCTGTCAGGCCTTGCCTCCCACGGAGCTG CGGAGAAACACGGCCCCTGTGAGGCGCATAGAGCACCTG GGATCCACCAAGTCTCTGAACTACTCAAAGCAACGCAGCACTCTGCCCAG GCTTCGCCTCCTCCCCAGGAGCTTCAGCCTGGATCCTCTCATGGAGCGCCGCTGGGACTTGGACCTCACCTACGTGACTGAGCGGATCCTGGCCGCCGCCTTCCCCGCGCGGCCCGACGAGCAGCGACACCGAGGCCACCTGCGCGAACTGGCTCACGTGCTGCAATCCAAGCACCGCGACAAGTACCTG CTCTTCAACCTTTCAGAGAAAAGACATGACCTGACCCACCTAAACCCCAAG GTCCAGGACTTTGGCTGGCCTGAGCTGCACGCGCCCCCACTGGACAAGCTGTGCTCCATCTGCAAAGCCATGGAGATGTGGCTCAGTGCCGACCCGCAGCACGTGGTCGTACTGTACTGCAAG GGGAGCAAGGGTAAGCTCGGGGTCATCGTCTCTGCCTACATGCACTACAGCAAGATCTCTGCAGG GGCAGACCAGGCGCTGGCTACCCTTACCATGAGGAAGTTCTGTGAGGACAAGGTGGCCTCGGAGCTGCAGCCCTCCCAGCACCG GTATATCAGCTACTTCAGTGGTCTGCTGTCCGGCTCCATCAGAATGAACAGCAGCCCCCTCTTCCTGCACTATGTGCTCGTGCCCATGCTGCCAGCCTTTGAACCTGGCATGG GTTTCCAGCCCTTCCTCAAGATCTACCAGTCCATGCAGCTTGTCTACACATCTGGAATCTA tcATGTCACAGGCCCTGGTCCCCAGCAGCTTTGCATTAGCCTGGAGCCAGCTCTCCTCCTCAAAGGCGATGTCATG gTGACGTGCTATCACAGGGGTAGCCGGGGGACTGACCGGACCCTCGTGTTCCGAGTCCAGTTCCACACGTGTACTATCCATGGACCACGGCTCACCTTCCCCAAGGACCAGCTGGACGAGGCCTGGACCG ACGAGAGGTTCCCCTTCCAAGCCTCGGTGGAGTTCGTCTTCTCCTCTAGCCCAGAGAAGATCAAAG GCAGCACGCCACGGAACGAGCCCTCGGTCTCTGTTGACTACAACACGGCAGAGCCTGCCGTGCGCTGGGACTCCTACGAGAACTTCAACCTGCACCACGAAGACAGTgtggatg ACTCCGTCATCCATACCCGGGGACCCCTGGATGGCAGTCCTTACGCCCAGGTGCAGCGGGCCCCCCGCCAGACCCCGCCGGCGCCCTCTCCGGagctgcccccgcccccgctgcTCTCTGTCAGCAGCGATTCTGGCCATTCATCCACGCTGACCACCGAGCCAGCCGCTGAGTCCCCTGGCCGGCCACCCCCGACAGCTGCCGAGAGGCAGGAGCTGGAGCGCCTCCTGGGGGGCTGTGGAGTGGCCGCTGGGGGCCGGGGAGCTGGGCGTGAGACGGCCATCCTCGatgatgaagagcagcccccggcGGGCGGAGGCCCCCGCCTTGGAATGTATTCGGGAcacaggcctggcctcagccGCCACTGCTCCTGCCGCCAGGGCTACCGGGAACCCTGCGGGGTCCCCAATGGGGGCTACTACCGGCCAGAGGGGACCCTGGAGAGGCGGCGGCTGGCCTTCGGGGCCTACGAGGGGCCCCCACAGGGCTATGCTGAGGCCTCCGTGGAGAAGAGGCGCCTCTGCCGATCGCTGTCCGAGGGGCCGTACCCTTACCTGCCTGAGCTGGGGAAACCGGCCAATGGGGACTTCGGCTACCGCGCCCCAGGCTACCGGGAGGTGGTGATCCTGGAGGACCCTGGGCTGCCTGCCCTGTGCTCATGCCCCGCCTGTGAGGAGAAGCTAGCGCTGCCCACGGCAGCCCTCTATGGGCTGCGCCTggagagggaggctggagaggggtGGGCGAATGAGGCTGGCAAGTCCCTCCTGCACCCGGTGCGACCTGGGCACCCGCTGCCCCTGCTGGTGCCTGCCTGCGGGCACCACCATGCCCCAGTGCCTGACTACAGCTGCCTGAAGCCACCCAAGGCAGGCGAGGAAGGGCATGAGGGCTGCTCCTATGCCATGTGCCCCGAAGGCAGGTATGGGCATCCAGGGTACCCTGCCCTGGTGACATACAGCTATGGAGGAGCGGTTCCCAGTTACTGCCCAGCGTATGGCCGGGCGCCTCACAGCTGCGGGTCTCCAGGTGAGGGCAGAAGGTATCCCAGCTCTGGTGCCCACTCCCCCCGGGCTGGCTCCATTTCCCCCGGCAGCCCGCCCTACCCCCAATCCAGGAACCTCAGCTACGAGATCcctgcagaggagggaggggacaggtATCCGCCGCCCGGGCACCTGGTCCCAGCAGGACCCTTGGCATCTGCAG AGTCGCCGGAGCCCGTGTCCTGGAGGGAGGGCCCCAGTGGGCACAGCACCCTGCCTCGGTCTCCCCGAGATGCCCAGTGCAGTGCCTCTTCTGAGCTGTCTGGTCCCTCCACGCCCCTGCACACCAGCAGCCCAGTCCAGGGCAAGGAGAG CGCCCGACGGCAGGACACTAGGTCCCCCACCTTGGCGCCCACTCAGAGACTGAGTCCCGGAGAGGCCTTGCCACCTGCCTCCCAGGGAGGAGCTGAAAGAGCTCCAGAGCTGCCAGCAAGAAGTGGGCCTGAGCCTCCGGCCCCTGGtcccttctccccagcctccccgccCAGCTCACCCAACGACTGGCCTCAGGAGAGGAGCCCGGGGGGCCGTTCGGACAGCGCCAGTCCGAGGGGCCCTGTACCCACCACCCTGCCCGGCCTCCGCCACACCCCCTGGCAGGCCCTTCGAGACTCCCCGGACAGCCCAGACGGGTCCCCCCTCACCCCTGTGCCTACTCAGATGCCCTGGCTTGTGGCCAGCCCAGAGCCGCCTAGGAGCTCACCCATACCTGCCTTCCCTCTGGCTGCATCTTATGACATCAGtggccccacccagcccccactTCCCGAGAAGCGCCACCTGCTGGGGCCTGGGCCACAGCCGGGACCCTGGGGCCCAGAGCAGGCATCACCACCAGCCAGAGGCACGAGTCACCATGTCACTTTTGCACCTCTGCTCCCGGATAATGCCCCCCATCCCCCAG AGCCCCCTATGCAAGAGAGCCAGAGCAACGTCAAGTTTGTCCAGGATACGTCCAAGTTCTGGTATAAGCCACACCTGTCCCGTGACCAAG CCATTGCCCTGCTGAAGGACAAGGACCCTGGGGCCTTCTTGATCAGGGACAGTCATTCATTCCAAGGAGCCTATGGGCTGGCTCTCAAGGTGGCTACGCCCCCACCCAGCGCCCAGCCCTGGAAAG gggaCCCCTTGGAACAGCTGGTCCGCCATTTTCTCATTGAGACTGGGCCCAAAGGGGTGAAGATCAAGGGCTGCCCCAGCGAGCCCTACTTTG GCAGCCTGTCGGCCCTGGTCTCCCAGCACTCCATCTCCCCGctgtccctgccctgctgcctgCGCATTCCCAGCAAAG ATCCTCTGGAGGAGGCCCCAGAGGCCCCAGTGCCCGCCAACATGAGCACAGCAGCAGACCTTCTGCGTCAGGGCGCCG cctGCAGTGTGCTCTACCTGACCTCAGTGGAGACGGAGTCGCTGACAGGCCCCCAAGCGGTGGCGCGGGCCAGCTCCGCAGCTCTGAGCTGCAGCCCCCGCCCCACGCCAGTCATTGTCCACTTCAAGGTCTCAGCCCAGGGCATCACGCTGACAGACAACCAGAGGAA GCTCTTCTTTCGCCGCCATTATCCAGTGAACAGCATCACCTTCGCCAGCACTGACCCTCAGGACCGGAG ATGGACCAACCCGGACGGGACCACCTCCAA GATCTTTGGTTTCGTGGCCAAGAAGCCGGGAAGCCCCTGGGAGAATGTGTGTCACCTCTTTGCAGAGCTTGACCCAGATCAGCCTGCAGGCGCCATTGTCACCTTCATCACCAAAGTTTTGCTGGGccagagaaaatga